From a single Streptomyces sp. 1331.2 genomic region:
- a CDS encoding cytochrome P450 family protein produces the protein MTAPDLTLTSLIADPYGGYTRLRADAPAHRVVGPDGLPFWLVTRYPDVRQALADPRLALDRTHAAPGNYRGFALPPALDANLLNMDPPDHTRIRRLVVRAFTPRRIAALRAPIEKVAGQLLDAIAPAGRADLLAAYAAPLPITVICDLLGVPEDDRHDFRGWTDTLITPDPEHPETARAAVKAMLGFFTGLVERKRTEPGDDLLSDLIAVRDDQDGGGGLSEDELTSLAFLILFAGYENTVHLIANAVLALLTHPEQLAALRAEPELIDGAVEEFARFDGPAPLAIRRFPREDVTIGGVTVPAGETVLLALGSANRDPEQFTDPDRLDLRRRENGHLALGHGIHYCLGAPLARMETAIALTALLRRFPDLALDVPVERLRHRPTLRARGLLELPVRY, from the coding sequence GTGACAGCGCCCGACCTCACCCTGACGTCCCTGATCGCCGACCCGTACGGCGGCTACACCCGACTGCGCGCCGACGCGCCCGCCCACCGCGTCGTCGGCCCGGACGGCCTGCCCTTCTGGCTGGTGACCCGCTACCCCGACGTACGCCAGGCCCTCGCCGACCCGCGGCTCGCCCTCGACCGGACGCACGCCGCGCCCGGCAACTACCGCGGCTTCGCGCTGCCGCCCGCGCTGGACGCCAACCTGCTCAACATGGACCCGCCCGACCACACCCGGATCCGCCGCCTGGTCGTGCGCGCCTTCACCCCGCGCCGGATCGCCGCCCTGCGCGCCCCGATCGAGAAGGTCGCCGGACAGCTGCTCGACGCCATCGCCCCGGCGGGCCGCGCCGACCTGCTCGCCGCGTACGCCGCCCCGCTGCCGATCACCGTCATCTGCGACCTGCTCGGCGTCCCCGAGGACGACCGGCACGACTTCCGCGGCTGGACGGACACCCTCATCACGCCGGACCCCGAGCACCCCGAGACGGCCCGCGCCGCCGTCAAGGCGATGCTCGGGTTCTTCACCGGCCTCGTCGAGCGCAAGCGCACCGAGCCCGGCGACGACCTGCTCTCCGACCTGATCGCCGTCCGCGACGACCAGGACGGCGGGGGCGGGCTCAGCGAGGACGAGCTGACCTCGCTCGCCTTCCTGATCCTCTTCGCCGGCTACGAGAACACCGTCCACCTCATCGCCAACGCCGTCCTGGCCCTGCTCACCCACCCCGAGCAGCTCGCCGCCCTGCGCGCCGAACCGGAGCTGATCGACGGCGCCGTCGAGGAGTTCGCCCGCTTCGACGGCCCCGCCCCGCTCGCCATCCGCCGCTTCCCGCGCGAGGACGTCACCATCGGCGGCGTCACCGTCCCGGCGGGGGAGACCGTGCTGCTCGCCCTCGGCTCCGCCAACCGCGACCCCGAGCAGTTCACCGACCCCGACCGGCTCGACCTGCGCCGCCGCGAGAACGGCCACCTCGCCCTCGGCCACGGCATCCACTACTGCCTCGGCGCACCGCTGGCGAGGATGGAGACCGCGATCGCGCTGACCGCCCTGCTGCGCCGCTTCCCCGACCTCGCCCTCGACGTCCCGGTCGAGCGGCTGCGCCACCGCCCCACCCTGCGGGCCCGCGGACTGCTGGAACTGCCCGTCCGGTACTGA